A genome region from Crossiella equi includes the following:
- a CDS encoding Insertion element protein yields the protein MSERATPFYCPYCGDEDLRPQEEPHGAWGCTGCQRVFSLKFVGLRRPTEVTR from the coding sequence ATGAGTGAACGTGCCACCCCTTTCTACTGCCCGTACTGCGGCGATGAGGATCTGCGCCCGCAGGAGGAGCCGCACGGCGCCTGGGGCTGCACGGGCTGCCAGCGGGTGTTCTCGCTGAAGTTCGTCGGCCTGCGGCGCCCCACGGAGGTGACCCGGTGA
- a CDS encoding phosphoadenylyl-sulfate reductase — protein MSTAVDYKLLAERAGEELAEATALEALAWVAETFPLERWIVASNMQDAVLIDLAAKVASGFDVLFLETGYHFAETIGTRDAVETVYPVRIVNARAGQSVAEQDAEFGKNLFERAPDRCCALRKVVPLQRTLANYDAWVTGVRRVDAPTRANTPLVGWDERNGLVKINPIAAWTDEEFNAYIAEHGILENPLVGAGYPSIGCAPCTAKVAPGADPRSGRWAGKAKTECGLHG, from the coding sequence GTGAGCACCGCGGTCGACTACAAGCTGCTGGCCGAACGAGCGGGCGAGGAGCTCGCCGAGGCCACCGCGCTCGAGGCCCTGGCCTGGGTCGCGGAGACCTTCCCCCTCGAACGCTGGATCGTGGCCTCGAACATGCAGGACGCGGTGCTCATCGACCTGGCCGCCAAGGTGGCCAGCGGGTTCGACGTGCTGTTCCTGGAGACCGGCTACCACTTCGCCGAGACCATCGGCACCCGCGACGCGGTCGAGACGGTCTACCCGGTGCGCATCGTCAACGCGCGGGCCGGGCAGAGCGTGGCCGAGCAGGACGCCGAGTTCGGCAAGAACCTGTTCGAGCGGGCCCCCGACCGGTGCTGCGCGCTGCGCAAGGTCGTCCCGCTCCAGCGCACCCTGGCGAACTACGACGCGTGGGTCACCGGTGTGCGCCGGGTCGACGCGCCCACGCGCGCCAACACGCCCCTCGTCGGCTGGGACGAGCGCAACGGGCTGGTGAAGATCAACCCGATCGCCGCCTGGACCGACGAGGAGTTCAACGCCTACATCGCCGAGCACGGAATCCTGGAGAACCCCCTGGTGGGCGCCGGGTACCCGTCGATCGGCTGCGCCCCGTGCACCGCGAAGGTGGCACCGGGTGCGGACCCGCGCAGCGGGCGGTGGGCGGGCAAGGCCAAGACCGAGTGCGGCTTGCACGGGTGA